GCAATGCCGGGGGCTTTTGCGCAGAATAACGCGGGTGATGATATGCCGGCAAAGAGAGATTTCAGCGATAGCCCGTTCGGGGTGTTGGAATTCCTGCAATGGGACCATGATTGGAACAATCATAAATATCCCGATGAGGCCAGCCTTCAAAAATGCGTCAGCCTGATGAAAAAGGCAGGCGTGGGGATCGTACGGATGGATTTTTTATGGCAGGATATCGAGCCTGCCCCTAGTAAATGGGACTTCGCCAAATACGACCGCCTGGTTGATCTGTTGACCGCCAATGATATCCGGATATTGGGTATATTGGATTATACCGCTGATTGGGCTTCGCCCAAGGCCAAATGGAACTGCCCGGATAGCGATCACCGCTCTTTTGTCAAATATTGCGTTAAAACGGCGCAGCGGTATAAAGACCGTATAAAATACTGGGAGGTCTGGAATGAGCCTGACTCGCGGATCTACTGGCTCGAGCAGGATGGGCTTAAGGATTATTCTTTGATGCTCAAAGAAGTTTATGCCGCTTTGAAAGAGGCCGATCCCGGCTGCGTGATATTGAACGGCGGACTGGCTAACGGGTTGTCCAGCGTGAATAAACTTTATGATAACGGCGCAGCGGAGTATTTTGATATTCTGAACATACATATCTTTGAATCGCCTCTGGATAAAGACGGGATAAAAAGAGCGGTTGCCTATATCAGGGCCTGCAACGCTGTAATGGCCAAGAATAAGGACCAGGCGAAAAAGATC
This region of Candidatus Omnitrophota bacterium genomic DNA includes:
- a CDS encoding cellulase family glycosylhydrolase; its protein translation is MPAKRDFSDSPFGVLEFLQWDHDWNNHKYPDEASLQKCVSLMKKAGVGIVRMDFLWQDIEPAPSKWDFAKYDRLVDLLTANDIRILGILDYTADWASPKAKWNCPDSDHRSFVKYCVKTAQRYKDRIKYWEVWNEPDSRIYWLEQDGLKDYSLMLKEVYAALKEADPGCVILNGGLANGLSSVNKLYDNGAAEYFDILNIHIFESPLDKDGIKRAVAYIRACNAVMAKNKDQAKKIWVTEIGSPGVEGGKRVKNWWMGVNPDESQQAQWLTKAYKNLLKEEKVEKVFWAFFRDTRKHWDNGIDYFGLVRWDFSEKPSFRAYQDIAKDRQEGY